One region of Peribacillus simplex genomic DNA includes:
- a CDS encoding ribonucleotide-diphosphate reductase subunit beta has product MTNHIKKIRMLEPTHPTKATGVFKGEASGFLLWNDIQYEKFYDTYTQLINNFWKPSSVNMIQDKKQWGELDEDIQDAFLDILTMIAGMDSLQTPTLVEILRYIKDPAAKAILANMAQQESIHNESYSYILASLIPVGKQKQLFDRIKEHPEVIKRNQPIVDAYQKFVDDPSPQHLFEALIHSTNLEGIYFYLAFAFYYNLGRQNLMTGSATMISYIHRDEMVHFDFIGMLVQILMYEYPELNNEENTKFIYKTIEKAVELEKEWSEYMLEDIQTKADLDLEEFNEYIEYIANKRLRMLGLENLYKEYSENPMPWIKTFDDESIGLTKTDFFEQKSRTYSQVNASNGFDEL; this is encoded by the coding sequence ATGACCAATCATATAAAAAAGATCCGGATGCTAGAACCAACGCATCCAACTAAAGCGACCGGTGTTTTCAAAGGAGAAGCTTCAGGCTTTCTCCTTTGGAACGATATTCAGTATGAGAAATTCTATGATACCTATACACAGCTCATCAATAACTTTTGGAAGCCTTCAAGCGTGAACATGATTCAGGATAAAAAGCAGTGGGGAGAATTGGACGAAGATATCCAGGACGCTTTTCTTGATATCCTTACGATGATTGCTGGAATGGATAGTCTACAAACGCCTACTTTAGTAGAAATCCTTCGGTATATAAAGGATCCTGCGGCAAAAGCTATCCTGGCAAACATGGCCCAGCAGGAATCCATCCATAATGAATCCTATTCCTATATCCTTGCTTCCCTGATACCGGTAGGCAAGCAAAAACAGCTTTTCGACCGCATTAAAGAACATCCGGAAGTGATTAAGCGTAATCAACCGATCGTGGATGCCTATCAAAAGTTCGTGGACGATCCAAGCCCTCAGCATTTATTCGAGGCACTGATCCATTCAACGAACCTCGAAGGGATTTATTTTTATCTGGCTTTCGCCTTCTATTATAATTTAGGACGCCAGAACCTTATGACCGGCTCGGCTACGATGATATCCTATATCCATCGCGATGAAATGGTCCATTTCGATTTCATTGGAATGCTCGTTCAAATCTTGATGTATGAATATCCAGAGTTAAATAATGAAGAAAACACGAAATTCATCTATAAAACGATTGAAAAAGCCGTCGAACTCGAAAAGGAATGGTCTGAGTATATGCTTGAAGATATCCAAACCAAAGCTGATCTCGATTTGGAAGAGTTCAACGAATACATCGAATATATCGCCAACAAACGGCTTCGCATGCTAGGCCTTGAAAACTTGTATAAAGAGTATAGTGAAAACCCGATGCCTTGGATCAAAACGTTCGATGATGAATCCATCGGCCTTACCAAAACCGATTTCTTCGAACAGAAGTCAAGGACCTACAGTCAAGTAAATGCCAGCAATGGATTCGATGAGCTATAA
- a CDS encoding ribonucleoside-diphosphate reductase subunit alpha, with product MTQTYNSTIGENDTETNSIQLEMLSKEFEGRLDMEKFKKRFIKWLDRKSDSTDEQASKKLIQLALESVDIDAPDWTFVAAAELLNTMYRDAQANRGYEGMSYGPFYELITELSQLSEGQRYPIYKSELLASYTKAEIEELGSVIDPEKDKLFSYIGIYLLNDRYLARPKKDKVYELPQERFMIIAMEIMRMEKTEHRLQLIKEAYWAMSNLYMTVATPTLSNAGKTHGQLSSCFIDAIEDSIDGIYLSNYDAAKVSKFGGGVGLYVGKIRSLGSDIRGFSGNSSGTTPWIRLFNQTAVSVDQLGQRKGAIAIYLDAWHKDIMSFLDLKTQNGDDRLKAHDIFTGVCIPDLFMEAVRDRKEWYLFDPHTIKQTLGFSLEDLYDEKKGEGSFRNHYALAVEAAENGTLPNYSFEKINAMDIMKSIMISQLEEGVPYMFYRDEVNRKNPNKHKGMIYCSNLCTEIAQNLSPSTITDEYETEDGDVVVVRKSGDFVVCNLSSINLPRAVSSDVLERLIPIQIRMLDNVIDVNNLPVKQASISNKRYRAIGLGTFGWHHLLATQNIYWESDEAVHYADALYEKIAYLTIKASNELAKEKGSYPYFEGSDWHTGEYFELRDYTDQKWMDLKADVQEHGTRNGYLMAIAPNSSTAKIGNSTDGIDPLYEIEFYEEKKNFKFKVTAPGLTPNTYEYYKKTRFNLDQLESIRQNAARQRHIDQAISFNLYVHNTIKAKVLLDIHLTAWESGLKSTYYVRSTSSEYDNACESCSS from the coding sequence ATGACTCAAACATATAACTCTACCATAGGCGAAAATGACACCGAAACGAATTCAATCCAGCTTGAGATGTTATCAAAGGAATTCGAAGGCCGTCTCGATATGGAAAAGTTCAAAAAGCGTTTTATAAAATGGCTTGATCGCAAAAGTGACTCAACCGATGAACAGGCATCAAAAAAACTGATTCAGCTCGCTCTTGAAAGTGTGGATATAGATGCTCCCGATTGGACGTTCGTTGCTGCAGCAGAACTATTGAATACGATGTATAGGGATGCACAGGCAAATCGAGGTTATGAAGGCATGAGTTATGGCCCATTCTATGAACTGATCACGGAACTCTCGCAACTTTCAGAAGGCCAGCGTTATCCCATTTATAAATCAGAACTGCTAGCTTCTTATACGAAAGCGGAAATTGAGGAATTGGGTTCGGTGATCGACCCGGAAAAGGATAAATTATTTTCTTACATAGGCATCTACTTATTAAACGATCGCTACCTAGCCCGCCCAAAAAAAGACAAGGTCTACGAACTGCCTCAAGAGCGCTTCATGATCATCGCGATGGAAATCATGCGAATGGAAAAAACGGAGCATCGTCTTCAACTAATAAAAGAAGCTTACTGGGCTATGTCCAACCTTTATATGACTGTTGCGACGCCTACTCTATCCAATGCAGGTAAAACGCATGGACAGTTAAGCTCTTGTTTTATCGACGCAATTGAAGATTCCATTGACGGCATCTATCTATCTAACTACGATGCCGCAAAAGTATCAAAATTCGGCGGCGGTGTAGGTCTTTACGTTGGTAAGATTCGTTCGCTTGGTTCTGATATCCGAGGTTTCTCTGGAAACAGTTCCGGCACGACTCCCTGGATCCGGCTATTCAACCAGACAGCTGTCAGTGTCGATCAATTGGGGCAACGTAAAGGTGCCATCGCGATTTACTTGGATGCCTGGCATAAAGATATTATGAGCTTTCTTGATTTGAAGACGCAAAACGGGGATGACAGATTAAAAGCCCATGATATTTTTACAGGTGTATGTATTCCTGATTTGTTCATGGAGGCTGTACGCGACAGAAAAGAATGGTATCTTTTCGATCCGCATACCATCAAACAAACCCTTGGATTCTCACTTGAAGATCTTTATGACGAGAAGAAAGGCGAAGGAAGCTTCAGGAATCATTACGCACTTGCTGTCGAGGCCGCAGAAAATGGTACACTTCCAAACTATAGCTTTGAAAAAATCAATGCGATGGACATCATGAAAAGCATCATGATTTCTCAATTAGAAGAAGGCGTACCATATATGTTCTACCGCGATGAAGTGAACCGGAAGAATCCGAATAAACATAAAGGCATGATTTATTGTTCTAACCTTTGTACGGAGATTGCTCAAAACTTAAGCCCTTCGACGATCACGGATGAATATGAAACAGAAGATGGAGATGTCGTTGTGGTCCGTAAAAGCGGCGATTTCGTTGTCTGCAACCTATCATCCATTAACTTGCCCCGTGCGGTGAGCAGCGATGTTTTGGAGAGGTTAATTCCCATTCAGATCCGGATGCTGGATAACGTCATTGATGTCAATAATCTTCCGGTCAAGCAAGCATCCATCTCGAACAAACGTTACCGGGCAATTGGTTTAGGAACGTTTGGATGGCATCATTTACTTGCCACTCAGAATATTTATTGGGAATCGGATGAGGCTGTTCACTATGCCGATGCTTTATACGAAAAGATCGCTTACTTAACAATCAAAGCATCCAACGAGTTGGCCAAGGAAAAAGGATCATACCCATATTTCGAAGGATCGGATTGGCATACAGGGGAATATTTCGAACTTCGTGACTATACAGATCAAAAATGGATGGATTTAAAAGCAGATGTGCAGGAGCACGGTACCCGTAATGGATATTTAATGGCTATTGCCCCAAATTCATCGACTGCTAAAATCGGTAATTCAACGGATGGAATCGATCCTTTGTATGAAATTGAATTTTACGAGGAAAAGAAAAACTTCAAATTCAAGGTGACCGCACCAGGATTGACGCCAAATACGTATGAATATTATAAAAAGACCCGCTTTAATTTGGACCAACTGGAGAGCATCAGGCAAAATGCAGCCCGCCAACGCCATATTGACCAAGCAATCAGCTTTAATCTGTATGTACACAACACAATCAAAGCGAAGGTCCTATTGGATATCCATTTAACGGCGTGGGAATCCGGGTTGAAATCAACGTATTATGTTCGTTCGACTTCTTCCGAATATGACAATGCCTGCGAAAGCTGTTCTAGTTAA
- a CDS encoding manganese-dependent inorganic pyrophosphatase, with translation MEKVLVFGHKNPDTDTICSAIAYADLKKQLGINAEPVRLGEVNGETQYALDQFKFEAPRLVEKVAGEADGVILVDHNERQQSAEDIDQVRVLEVIDHHRIANFETSDPLYYRAEPVGCTATILNKIYKENGIEVPKAIAGLMLSAIISDSLLFKSPTCTEQDVAAAMELADIAGVNAETYGLEMLKAGADLSDKTIAQLITLDAKEFSMGMAKVEIAQVNAVDPNEVLAKQAEIEAAIESVIAVKELDLFLFVVTDILTNDSVALALGKAADAVEKAYDVSLNNNIAVLEGVVSRKKQIVPVLTDVFSK, from the coding sequence TTGGAAAAAGTATTAGTTTTTGGACATAAAAACCCGGATACAGACACAATCTGTTCAGCAATCGCTTATGCAGATCTTAAAAAGCAACTAGGTATCAACGCTGAACCAGTTCGTCTGGGTGAAGTGAATGGTGAAACTCAATATGCGTTGGACCAATTCAAATTCGAAGCTCCCCGCCTTGTGGAAAAAGTGGCAGGGGAAGCGGATGGCGTGATCCTGGTCGACCACAACGAACGCCAGCAAAGTGCAGAAGATATTGACCAAGTCCGTGTGTTGGAAGTTATTGACCATCACCGTATCGCTAACTTTGAAACAAGCGATCCTTTATATTACCGTGCGGAGCCAGTTGGCTGTACGGCAACCATTTTAAATAAAATCTATAAAGAAAACGGCATTGAAGTCCCTAAAGCGATCGCCGGACTTATGCTATCTGCCATAATTTCCGATTCTTTATTGTTCAAATCCCCGACATGCACAGAGCAAGACGTTGCAGCAGCTATGGAACTGGCTGATATTGCGGGAGTAAACGCTGAAACATATGGCTTGGAAATGTTGAAGGCGGGAGCTGACTTGAGCGACAAGACGATTGCCCAGTTAATCACTCTTGATGCAAAAGAATTCTCCATGGGAATGGCTAAAGTGGAGATAGCTCAGGTCAATGCTGTAGATCCGAACGAAGTTCTTGCTAAGCAAGCTGAAATAGAAGCAGCCATTGAATCGGTCATCGCTGTGAAGGAATTGGATTTATTCCTATTCGTCGTAACGGATATCTTGACCAATGATTCTGTGGCCTTGGCTCTTGGAAAAGCGGCTGATGCAGTGGAAAAGGCATATGACGTTTCATTAAACAATAACATTGCCGTCTTAGAGGGCGTTGTATCGCGTAAAAAACAAATCGTTCCGGTTTTAACGGACGTATTCAGTAAATAA
- a CDS encoding SulP family inorganic anion transporter has translation MNTSAYKQEWFGNVRGDVLSGIVVALALIPEAIAFSIIAGVDPMVGLYASFCIAIAISFFGGRPGMISAATGAMALVMVDLVKDHGLNYLLAATILTGLLQILLGVLKIGKLMKFIPKPVMTGFVNSLAILIFTAQLTHFVGESWIMYLMTAISLAIIYLFPLITKVIPSPLVAIIFMTIVAVTTGATVRTVGDMGQLTEALPMFMLPDIPLTFETLAIIFPYSIALAFVGLLESLLTAQIVDEMTDTDSNKNKEAKGQGISNIIAGCFGGMAGCAMIGQSGINIKSGGRGRLSTFVAGAFLMVLIVVFNDVLVKIPMAALVAVMIMVSIGTFDWSSLRRLTKAPKTDAAVMIVTVLIVLYTHDLSKGVFAGVLLSMIFFSAKISKVAVEKTEDIHAKKIIYRISGQIFFASVQDFVSKFDFKEKAETVIIDFSHSKIWDASAVGAVDTVVLKYQFQGTPVQVQGLDEESSLLLEKLATSESKIS, from the coding sequence TTGAATACATCAGCATACAAACAGGAATGGTTCGGTAACGTTCGGGGGGATGTTCTTTCCGGAATTGTCGTTGCCTTGGCATTGATTCCAGAGGCGATTGCCTTTTCGATCATTGCTGGTGTTGACCCAATGGTAGGTCTATATGCCTCATTCTGCATTGCCATCGCCATCTCATTTTTCGGCGGAAGGCCGGGAATGATATCGGCTGCCACTGGAGCAATGGCACTCGTAATGGTCGATCTTGTTAAAGATCACGGCTTGAACTATTTACTTGCTGCAACTATATTGACTGGTTTGCTGCAAATTTTACTAGGGGTTTTAAAAATCGGGAAATTAATGAAGTTCATCCCGAAGCCGGTCATGACTGGTTTTGTGAATTCTCTAGCCATCTTGATTTTCACGGCACAGCTTACCCATTTCGTGGGCGAATCATGGATCATGTATCTCATGACAGCCATTTCATTAGCTATCATTTATCTTTTTCCGCTGATCACGAAAGTCATACCTTCACCACTTGTCGCCATCATATTCATGACAATCGTTGCAGTTACCACGGGAGCTACGGTGCGTACGGTTGGGGATATGGGGCAATTGACTGAAGCCCTTCCGATGTTCATGCTTCCAGACATCCCTTTGACCTTCGAAACTTTGGCGATCATTTTCCCTTATTCCATAGCCCTTGCGTTTGTCGGGCTGCTTGAATCATTATTGACCGCTCAAATAGTCGATGAGATGACTGACACGGACAGTAATAAAAATAAAGAAGCCAAAGGCCAAGGGATTTCGAATATCATTGCCGGATGTTTTGGCGGAATGGCAGGATGTGCGATGATCGGCCAATCCGGTATCAACATTAAATCGGGAGGAAGGGGCCGGCTTTCCACTTTTGTAGCTGGCGCATTTCTTATGGTATTAATCGTGGTATTTAATGATGTCCTTGTTAAAATACCGATGGCTGCCCTTGTCGCAGTCATGATCATGGTTTCAATCGGGACCTTTGACTGGTCTTCCCTAAGGCGGCTCACTAAAGCTCCAAAGACGGATGCAGCAGTGATGATCGTGACGGTCCTCATTGTTCTTTATACACATGACTTATCTAAAGGGGTATTTGCTGGAGTGCTCTTGAGCATGATTTTCTTCTCGGCTAAAATTTCTAAAGTGGCTGTTGAGAAAACGGAAGACATCCATGCTAAGAAAATCATTTATCGTATCAGCGGACAAATATTTTTCGCTTCGGTTCAGGACTTTGTTTCTAAGTTCGATTTCAAGGAAAAAGCCGAAACGGTCATCATCGATTTTTCCCATTCTAAAATATGGGATGCTTCTGCAGTCGGTGCTGTTGATACGGTTGTCCTTAAATATCAGTTTCAAGGTACACCTGTCCAGGTGCAAGGCCTGGATGAGGAGAGTTCGTTATTGCTTGAAAAACTCGCCACCTCAGAAAGTAAAATATCTTGA
- a CDS encoding MFS transporter — translation MNAHKIAKRNLFIMWFANFFIGGSMTMVLPFISLYIGTFGDYSTQYIQHWSGWTFGITFVTAFLFSPIWGRIGDRYGRKKILIACAFGMGLSIFLMGFVENVWQLFVLRMFTGIFTGFISMSQAFISTQTPKEIAGRVLGTLQTGNITGSLFGPLLGGILADTLGYSTAFKFTSITIFISGLLVFATKEYQMERQNGTKSSYTSKEVLSHIMRNPILVNVMLISTLVQVAHFSIQPILSLYVGELHGTSNLGFYSGIAFSAAGLGNLLMARHWGKIGDRHGHVKILVLLLFLTATVYLPGAFINHFWQLVFVRFILGMAIGGIIPVRIAYIRQEAPVAMQGEVLGYNTSLRFLGNIIGPAMGGMVAGFYGFSAVFITTSTLLLIAGLVLYYAMHRNPELARSH, via the coding sequence ATGAATGCTCATAAAATAGCTAAACGGAATCTTTTCATCATGTGGTTCGCCAACTTCTTCATAGGCGGAAGCATGACGATGGTTCTTCCATTCATATCTTTATACATTGGTACATTCGGGGATTATTCGACCCAATATATCCAGCATTGGTCCGGATGGACATTTGGTATCACCTTTGTGACTGCCTTTTTATTTTCTCCTATTTGGGGACGGATTGGCGACCGGTATGGCAGAAAGAAAATCTTGATTGCCTGTGCCTTTGGGATGGGACTGTCCATTTTCTTGATGGGATTCGTTGAAAATGTTTGGCAGCTTTTCGTCTTAAGGATGTTCACGGGAATATTCACTGGCTTCATTTCCATGTCACAGGCCTTCATATCAACGCAGACTCCGAAAGAGATTGCCGGACGCGTACTGGGAACACTGCAAACGGGAAATATAACTGGTTCACTTTTCGGACCATTGCTTGGCGGCATTCTTGCAGACACACTCGGCTATTCAACCGCCTTTAAATTCACCTCTATCACCATTTTCATCTCTGGACTTCTTGTTTTTGCAACCAAGGAGTATCAAATGGAACGGCAAAATGGAACAAAGTCGAGCTATACAAGCAAGGAGGTTCTCTCGCATATCATGCGGAACCCGATCCTAGTGAATGTCATGCTCATTTCGACCCTTGTTCAAGTAGCCCACTTCAGCATCCAGCCCATTCTTTCTTTATACGTTGGCGAGCTGCATGGAACTTCCAATCTTGGATTTTATTCAGGTATCGCCTTTTCTGCGGCAGGCCTAGGGAATTTATTGATGGCGCGTCACTGGGGCAAGATAGGTGATCGGCATGGACATGTGAAGATTCTTGTGCTGCTTCTTTTTCTTACTGCCACTGTCTACTTGCCTGGTGCCTTCATCAATCATTTTTGGCAGCTTGTTTTTGTACGTTTCATACTGGGCATGGCAATAGGCGGCATCATCCCTGTAAGGATTGCCTACATTCGCCAAGAAGCGCCGGTTGCAATGCAGGGGGAAGTACTTGGGTACAATACGAGCCTGCGCTTTTTAGGCAATATCATCGGACCTGCAATGGGTGGTATGGTAGCTGGCTTCTATGGATTCTCTGCTGTTTTCATCACGACCAGTACCTTGCTCCTCATCGCTGGCCTGGTCCTCTATTACGCGATGCACCGCAATCCGGAGTTGGCCAGATCACATTAA
- a CDS encoding CitMHS family transporter, translated as MLTILGFSMILTFLVLVITKRLSVVVAFILTAIAFGVIGGFASEMGDMMVAGILKVTPTAVMIVFAILYFGLMIDVGLFEPMIAKILSFVKGDPLKIVMATAIITMLVGLDGDGSSTFMITVSAMLPLYMKLGMNRLVLACVVGLGAGVMNMIPWGGPLVRAAASLQVQVSELFIPLIPVMICGLLWTLFSAYVLGKKERERLGVRSMGRTMPPGMSEQAAAAETTPEGTSKLFWFNWLLTILLMVLLVMELLPIQILFASAFAIALLVNFPNPQEQQERILSHANSFVMICTLIFAAGIFTGVFTETKMMDSMAASIVTIIPDWLGAHLPLVVALSSIPMGFIFSPDAYYFGILPIISETASNFGIAPVEIGRAALLGHSTTGFPLSPLVPATFILIGLVGVDFGDHQKFLFKWAFGTTIIMTIAAIAFGVITL; from the coding sequence ATGTTGACTATTTTAGGATTTAGCATGATTTTAACGTTTTTGGTATTAGTCATCACAAAGCGTCTATCCGTAGTCGTCGCTTTTATCCTCACGGCGATTGCTTTTGGTGTGATTGGCGGGTTTGCATCTGAAATGGGAGATATGATGGTGGCAGGTATTTTAAAGGTGACACCAACAGCAGTCATGATCGTTTTTGCTATTTTATATTTTGGATTAATGATTGACGTTGGTTTATTCGAGCCCATGATCGCTAAAATACTGAGTTTTGTAAAAGGCGACCCGCTAAAAATTGTCATGGCAACTGCCATAATAACCATGTTGGTAGGTTTGGATGGGGATGGTTCTTCTACATTCATGATCACCGTTTCCGCCATGCTACCGCTTTATATGAAATTAGGAATGAATAGACTCGTATTGGCCTGTGTCGTTGGTTTAGGCGCGGGGGTCATGAATATGATTCCTTGGGGAGGACCTTTGGTGAGAGCGGCCGCGAGCCTTCAAGTTCAAGTATCGGAGTTATTCATTCCTCTCATTCCAGTCATGATTTGCGGGCTTTTATGGACACTTTTTTCGGCATATGTACTTGGCAAAAAGGAAAGAGAGAGATTAGGAGTCAGGTCGATGGGAAGGACCATGCCACCTGGTATGAGTGAACAGGCTGCAGCCGCTGAAACCACACCTGAAGGAACATCCAAGTTATTTTGGTTTAATTGGCTCTTGACGATTTTACTGATGGTATTGCTGGTGATGGAATTGCTGCCAATCCAAATCCTATTTGCCTCCGCTTTTGCTATTGCGTTATTGGTTAACTTTCCGAACCCACAAGAACAGCAGGAAAGGATTTTAAGTCATGCCAATAGTTTCGTAATGATCTGTACACTCATTTTTGCTGCAGGGATATTTACGGGTGTATTCACTGAAACGAAGATGATGGACTCGATGGCCGCTTCAATCGTAACCATCATTCCGGATTGGCTTGGGGCACATTTGCCACTGGTCGTAGCGCTTTCGAGCATTCCGATGGGGTTCATTTTTTCACCTGATGCCTATTACTTTGGCATTCTGCCGATTATCAGTGAAACGGCATCGAACTTCGGTATTGCCCCTGTTGAAATCGGAAGGGCGGCTTTATTAGGTCATTCAACCACAGGATTCCCATTATCGCCATTGGTGCCTGCCACATTCATATTGATTGGTCTTGTAGGGGTGGATTTTGGGGATCACCAAAAATTCCTGTTTAAATGGGCGTTTGGGACAACCATCATCATGACGATTGCAGCCATTGCTTTCGGTGTCATCACTTTGTAA
- a CDS encoding superoxide dismutase family protein: MNYKQKFVLPMCAAFLLYGCNSADDSNQGDKNAEDMNTVGQGTDTEMDPQVKAEVKDIKGKTLGTVNFSAEENAVVIETTLEGLEPGYHGFHIHENATCDARAKEGPFTTAGGHFNPTDETHSNHAGDMPPLYVKEDGTAKYTATLDNMTIDQLKKEELAVIVHANPDNFANIPDRYEASGEKGSDGDTLKTGDAGDRQACGIVVSAEAN, from the coding sequence ATGAACTATAAGCAAAAATTTGTGCTGCCTATGTGTGCTGCCTTTTTACTGTATGGATGTAATTCAGCGGATGATTCAAATCAGGGAGACAAAAATGCCGAAGATATGAATACAGTGGGACAAGGAACAGATACAGAGATGGATCCGCAGGTGAAAGCAGAAGTTAAAGATATAAAAGGTAAGACCCTTGGTACTGTAAACTTTTCCGCGGAAGAGAATGCTGTGGTGATCGAGACCACTTTGGAAGGCCTTGAGCCAGGCTATCATGGATTCCATATTCACGAAAACGCAACATGTGACGCACGTGCTAAGGAAGGCCCTTTCACTACAGCGGGAGGACACTTCAATCCAACTGATGAAACGCACTCGAATCATGCAGGGGACATGCCCCCTCTCTATGTAAAAGAAGATGGGACAGCAAAATATACGGCAACATTGGATAACATGACAATAGACCAACTGAAGAAAGAAGAGTTGGCTGTCATCGTTCATGCAAATCCTGACAACTTTGCCAATATTCCTGATCGTTATGAAGCCAGTGGAGAAAAAGGATCTGATGGAGATACCTTGAAAACTGGTGATGCGGGCGATAGACAAGCTTGCGGAATTGTTGTGAGTGCAGAGGCAAACTGA
- a CDS encoding rhodanese-related sulfurtransferase: protein METKPYRVLLYYLYVPIENHEEFAAEHLAACKALELKGRILVASEGINGTVSGTIEQTNQYMDMMKSDSRFADIVFKIDEADGHAFKKMHVRPKNELVTLRLEDDINPNRTTGQYLSPKEFFEQMQDENTIVLDARNDYEFDLGHFRGAIKPEITNFRELPDWVRENKQMFEGKKILTYCTGGIRCEKFSGWLVEEGFEDVSQLHGGIATYGKDPEVQGDLWDGQMYVFDERIAVPINQKEHVIVGRDIYSGEPCERYVNCANPECNKKILCSEENEHKHMRSCTHECRVHPRNRYVVEHNLSEEEVSERLQQIEETFTAK from the coding sequence ATGGAAACAAAACCATATAGAGTATTACTTTATTATTTGTATGTACCTATCGAGAATCACGAAGAATTTGCAGCCGAGCATCTTGCGGCATGTAAAGCACTTGAATTGAAAGGTCGTATTCTGGTCGCCTCAGAAGGTATCAACGGAACTGTCTCAGGTACGATCGAGCAAACCAACCAATATATGGACATGATGAAAAGCGATTCCCGCTTTGCCGATATCGTGTTTAAAATAGATGAAGCTGATGGACATGCTTTCAAAAAAATGCATGTTCGTCCGAAAAATGAACTTGTCACGCTTCGTCTGGAAGATGACATCAACCCGAACCGGACGACAGGCCAATACTTGAGCCCGAAGGAGTTCTTCGAGCAAATGCAAGATGAAAATACTATCGTCCTTGATGCCCGAAATGACTATGAATTTGATTTAGGACATTTCAGGGGTGCAATCAAGCCGGAAATCACGAATTTCCGCGAACTTCCGGATTGGGTCCGTGAAAATAAACAAATGTTCGAAGGCAAAAAAATCCTTACGTATTGCACAGGCGGTATCCGCTGTGAGAAATTCTCAGGCTGGCTTGTCGAAGAAGGCTTTGAGGATGTTAGCCAGCTGCATGGCGGCATCGCAACATACGGGAAGGATCCCGAAGTCCAAGGTGACCTTTGGGATGGACAAATGTATGTATTCGATGAAAGAATTGCCGTACCCATCAACCAAAAGGAACACGTCATTGTCGGACGCGATATTTACTCCGGCGAGCCTTGTGAACGCTATGTCAATTGCGCTAACCCTGAATGCAACAAGAAAATCCTATGCAGTGAAGAGAACGAACACAAACATATGCGCAGCTGCACTCACGAATGCCGAGTGCATCCACGTAACCGCTATGTAGTCGAGCATAACCTTTCTGAAGAAGAAGTATCTGAGAGATTACAGCAAATCGAAGAAACCTTCACGGCAAAATGA
- a CDS encoding nitronate monooxygenase: protein MAGGASTPRLASSVSNAGGLGFLAAGYKSAEQMKDEIGQTRNLTQRPFGVNVFVPGNEVVDETLLFAYREKIEKEAKNVGVEIGKADSDDDDWENKLTVLKEARVDVVSFTFGCPAEDVIRELQSAGSLIVVTVTNLQEAKRAAGAGADVLCVQGIEAGGHRASFENGTEDDYGLLVLIRMIENELKLPIIAAGGLMHGKDIAAVLAAGATAAQLGTAFLRCPESGASPVHKAALGNPRFTQTSVTRAFSGRRARGLVNHFLREYDSIAPVAYPYVHHMTQQMRKAAGQKNNPELMALWAGQGYKLSRELPAAELMELLLEELK from the coding sequence ATGGCAGGAGGAGCCTCCACTCCACGGCTTGCGTCTTCAGTATCCAATGCGGGAGGGTTGGGGTTTCTTGCCGCTGGCTATAAGAGTGCAGAACAGATGAAAGACGAGATAGGGCAGACTCGTAACTTGACCCAGCGCCCATTTGGCGTGAATGTATTTGTTCCAGGTAACGAAGTGGTGGATGAAACTTTATTATTTGCCTATCGTGAAAAAATTGAAAAGGAGGCCAAGAATGTAGGGGTTGAGATTGGAAAAGCCGATAGTGATGATGATGATTGGGAAAATAAACTAACTGTATTAAAAGAGGCTCGGGTCGATGTCGTCAGCTTTACGTTTGGTTGTCCTGCGGAAGATGTAATAAGGGAGCTCCAAAGCGCCGGTTCCCTTATTGTCGTGACAGTAACCAACCTTCAGGAAGCAAAAAGGGCGGCGGGTGCAGGTGCGGATGTTCTATGTGTACAGGGGATTGAGGCAGGAGGGCATCGAGCCAGCTTCGAAAACGGCACGGAAGACGATTACGGTCTTTTAGTATTAATACGGATGATTGAAAATGAACTGAAGTTACCAATCATTGCAGCGGGTGGACTGATGCATGGAAAGGATATCGCTGCCGTGCTTGCAGCGGGAGCGACAGCTGCACAATTGGGAACAGCTTTCCTTCGCTGTCCCGAAAGCGGGGCAAGTCCCGTCCATAAGGCAGCTCTCGGAAATCCCCGTTTTACCCAGACCTCAGTTACCCGCGCCTTCAGCGGCCGGAGGGCACGCGGGTTGGTGAATCACTTTTTAAGGGAATATGATAGCATTGCACCCGTCGCATATCCTTATGTTCATCACATGACACAGCAAATGCGAAAAGCGGCGGGACAAAAAAACAATCCTGAATTGATGGCTTTGTGGGCAGGGCAAGGGTATAAGCTGAGCAGGGAACTTCCGGCAGCAGAATTGATGGAACTTCTTTTAGAAGAACTAAAATGA